In the genome of Ostrinia nubilalis unplaced genomic scaffold, ilOstNubi1.1 SCAFFOLD_42, whole genome shotgun sequence, one region contains:
- the LOC135087515 gene encoding uncharacterized protein LOC135087515: MTGRGKGGKGLGKGGAKRHRKVLRDNIQGITKPAIRRLARRGGVKRISGLIYEETRGVLKVFLENVIRDAVTYTEHAKRKTVTAMDVVYALKRQGRTLYVVLRLRTMARTKQTARKSTGGKAPRKQLATKAARKSAPATGGVKKPHRYRPGTVALREIRRYQKSTELLIRKLPFQRLVREIAQDFKTDLRFQSSAVMALQEASEAYLVGLFEDTNLCAIHAKRMTGRGKGGKGLGKGGAKRHRKVLRDNIQGITKPAIRRLARRGGVKRISGLIYEETRGVLKVFLENVIRDAVTYTEHAKRKTVTAMDVVYALKRQGRTLYGFGG, from the exons ATGACCGGTCGCGGTAAGGGAGGAAAGGGTCTGGGAAAAGGAGGCGCCAAGCGCCACAGGAAGGTGCTCCGTGACAACATCCAGGGTATCACCAAGCCCGCCATCCGTCGTCTCGCTCGCAGAGGTGGCGTGAAACGTATCTCCGGTCTGATCTACGAGGAGACGCGTGGTGTGCTGAAGGTGTTCCTCGAGAACGTGATCCGTGACGCCGTCACTTACACGGAGCACGCCAAGAGGAAGACCGTCACCGCCATGGACGTCGTCTACGCTCTGAAGCGTCAAGGTCGCACCCTGTACG TTGTTTTACGTTTACGTACAATGGCCCGTACCAAGCAGACCGCTCGTAAGTCGACCGGTGGTAAAGCCCCGAGGAAGCAGCTGGCCACCAAGGCCGCTCGCAAGAGTGCGCCCGCCACCGGTGGCGTCAAGAAACCCCATCGCTACAGGCCCGGTACCGTGGCCCTCCGTGAGATTCGTCGTTACCAGAAGAGCACTGAGCTCTTGATCCGCAAGTTGCCGTTCCAGCGTCTCGTGCGTGAAATCGCTCAGGATTTCAAGACCGATCTGCGTTTCCAGAGCTCCGCCGTCATGGCGCTCCAGGAGGCCAGCGAGGCTTACCTGGTGGGCCTCTTCGAGGACACCAACCTGTGCGCGATTCACGCCAAGCGC ATGACCGGTCGCGGTAAGGGAGGAAAGGGTCTGGGAAAAGGAGGCGCCAAGCGCCACAGGAAGGTGCTCCGTGACAACATCCAGGGTATCACCAAGCCCGCCATCCGTCGTCTCGCTCGCAGAGGTGGCGTGAAACGTATCTCCGGTCTGATCTACGAGGAGACGCGTGGTGTGCTGAAGGTGTTCCTCGAGAACGTGATCCGTGACGCCGTCACTTACACGGAGCACGCCAAGAGGAAGACCGTCACCGCCATGGACGTCGTCTACGCTCTGAAGCGTCAAGGTCGCACCCTGTACGGTTTCGGTGGTTAA
- the LOC135087512 gene encoding histone H2B, producing the protein MPPKTSGKAAKKSGKAQKNISKTDKKKKKHKRKESYAIYIYKVLKQVHPDTGISSKAMSIMNSFVNDIFERIAAEASRLAHYNKRSTITSREVQTSVRLLLPGELAKHAVSEGTKAVTKYTSSK; encoded by the coding sequence ATGCCGCCCAAGACAAGTGGCAAGGCCGCCAAGAAGTCAGGCAAGGCTCAGAAGAACATCTCCAAAactgacaagaagaagaagaagcacaAGAGGAAGGAGAGCTACGCCATCTACATCTACAAAGTGCTGAAGCAGGTCCACCCCGACACCGGTATCTCCAGCAAGGCCATGTCGATCATGAACTCGTTCGTGAACGACATCTTCGAACGCATCGCCGCCGAAGCTTCCCGTCTGGCTCACTACAACAAGCGTTCCACGATCACGTCGAGGGAGGTGCAGACATCCGTCAGGCTGCTGCTGCCCGGTGAACTCGCCAAGCACGCCGTCAGTGAAGGCACAAAGGCCGTCACCAAATACACCAGCTCCAAGTGA
- the LOC135087514 gene encoding histone H2A, giving the protein MSGRGKGGKVKGKAKSRSNRAGLQFPVGRIHRLLRKGNYAERVGAGAPVYLAAVMEYLAAEVLELAGNAARDNKKTRIIPRHLQLAIRNDEELNKLLSGVTIAQGGVLPNIQAVLLPKKTEKKA; this is encoded by the coding sequence ATGTCGGGTCGCGGCAAGGGTGGCAAGGTCAAGGGAAAGGCAAAGTCCCGGTCCAACCGTGCCGGTCTCCAGTTCCCCGTCGGTCGTATCCACAGGCTTCTGCGTAAGGGCAATTACGCCGAGCGTGTCGGTGCCGGTGCGCCCGTGTACCTGGCCGCCGTCATGGAGTACCTGGCCGCTGAAGTGCTCGAGTTGGCCGGTAACGCGGCTCGTGACAACAAAAAGACCAGGATCATCCCGAGACATCTACAACTGGCGATACGCAACGACGAGGAATTGAACAAGCTCCTCTCCGGCGTCACCATCGCCCAGGGTGGTGTGCTGCCCAACATCCAGGCCGTGCTCTTGCCCAAGAAGACCGAGAAGAAGGCATAA
- the LOC135087507 gene encoding histone H1B-like, producing the protein MADTAVASEAPAPATPAKKPKATATGGAKKPKAKPTHPKTSEMVNNAIKELKERSGSSLQAIKKYIAAQYKVDAEKLAPFIRKYLKSAVESGALIQTKGKGASGSFKLESKSAASKKPAASKPAKGAAAASAKSKKVTAASAAGKAKKGAASSAASSPSKAKPSAATKDKKAAAAKKKPAAKKPAAAAKGKAAAAPKAKKTAKPPTKKPKAPKPKKAAATPKSKPAAKKASAGKK; encoded by the coding sequence atggcAGACACAGCAGTGGCATCCGAGGCACCGGCTCCGGCGACGCCCGCGAAGAAACCCAAGGCGACGGCGACCGGAGGAGCTAAGAAGCCGAAAGCGAAGCCCACCCACCCGAAGACGTCCGAGATGGTGAACAACGCCATCAAAGAGTTGAAGGAGCGCAGCGGTTCCTCGCTGCAGGCCATCAAGAAGTACATCGCGGCTCAGTACAAAGTGGACGCTGAAAAATTGGCACCTTTCATCAGGAAGTACCTGAAGAGCGCCGTCGAGTCCGGCGCTTTGATCCAGACCAAGGGCAAGGGCGCTTCCGGTTCGTTCAAATTGGAATCCAAATCTGCGGCATCCAAGAAGCCGGCGGCGAGCAAGCCCGCCAAGGGCGCCGCCGCAGCGTCGGCCAAGTCCAAGAAGGTGACGGCCGCGTCGGCCGCCGGCAAGGCGAAGAAGGGCGCCGCCTCGAGCGCCGCATCGTCGCCCTCGAAGGCGAAGCCCTCCGCCGCCACCAAGGACAAGAAGGCGGCCGCCGCGAAGAAGAAGCCCGCCGCCAAGaaacccgccgccgccgccaaggGTAAGGCCGCCGCTGCGCCGAAGGCCAAGAAGACCGCCAAACCGCCAACCAAGAAACCCAAGGCGCCCAAACCGAAGAAGGCCGCCGCAACACCGAAATCCAAGCCCGCGGCCAAGAAGGCGTCCGCCGGCAAGAAGtaa